One Microbacterium esteraromaticum genomic window carries:
- a CDS encoding McrC family protein: MTLPAVRSRVEEIAEKGESLVALTAAQVSRLQAADFCRVSPTPEPGIWRIADVTRVGVVAIDERRLFVRPKTPLRSLIFMASYSGVQAQVSDSAYTYESDDDIPTALADALLRAVGEVTRRTLLKGYVAVDETGTVIRGRWDIARQLTKRPGIPAPVELTYDDYTEDVAENRILKAALRALMRMQQLPAHIVDRLGTSLIPFSEVSDLRPGAPVILPSESRLNSHYQPALRLARWVLEAMSWAHASGVSAGATFLLNVAKVYEDFVGRVFQEQLHVAGYDVDLQVSDWRLDAGGRVRMRPDIVVSRSGRVVTVADTKYKVWGGTSGSPPNADVYQALAYAITAGVPEAHLLYVSGEVEPRRYEIASAGVTVVAHAVDLSGGPDELIAAVQRLGEALA, from the coding sequence GTGACCCTGCCCGCAGTCAGATCGCGTGTCGAGGAGATCGCCGAGAAGGGCGAGTCTCTTGTCGCGCTGACTGCAGCGCAGGTATCCCGCCTGCAGGCCGCGGACTTCTGCCGCGTCAGCCCGACGCCCGAGCCGGGAATCTGGCGGATCGCTGACGTCACGCGAGTCGGGGTCGTGGCGATCGACGAGCGGCGCCTTTTCGTCCGCCCCAAGACGCCGTTGCGCAGCCTCATCTTCATGGCGTCCTATTCCGGCGTGCAGGCGCAGGTGAGCGATTCCGCGTACACGTACGAGTCGGACGACGACATTCCGACTGCTCTGGCCGATGCCCTGCTCCGCGCGGTAGGCGAGGTAACGAGACGGACACTGTTGAAGGGGTATGTGGCGGTTGATGAGACGGGCACGGTCATCCGCGGCCGGTGGGACATCGCCCGACAGCTGACGAAGCGACCGGGCATACCCGCACCGGTTGAGCTCACCTACGACGACTACACCGAAGACGTCGCTGAGAACCGCATACTGAAAGCCGCGCTGCGGGCGCTGATGCGCATGCAGCAATTGCCAGCGCACATCGTCGATCGGCTGGGTACATCGCTGATTCCGTTCTCCGAGGTCTCAGATCTGCGCCCAGGCGCGCCGGTCATCCTGCCTTCTGAGTCGCGCCTGAACTCGCACTATCAACCGGCGCTGAGGCTCGCCCGCTGGGTGCTCGAAGCGATGTCGTGGGCTCACGCGTCAGGCGTGAGCGCCGGTGCGACCTTCTTGCTGAACGTCGCGAAGGTCTACGAGGACTTCGTCGGCCGAGTCTTTCAGGAGCAGTTGCACGTCGCCGGCTACGACGTCGACCTCCAGGTGTCCGACTGGCGTTTGGACGCGGGCGGCCGCGTGAGAATGCGGCCCGACATCGTGGTCTCGCGCAGCGGAAGAGTGGTTACCGTCGCGGATACGAAATACAAGGTGTGGGGCGGCACCAGCGGCTCACCGCCCAACGCCGACGTGTATCAGGCGCTCGCCTACGCGATAACGGCAGGCGTCCCTGAAGCCCACCTTCTCTACGTGTCTGGTGAGGTCGAGCCACGGCGATACGAGATCGCTTCGGCAGGGGTCACCGTCGTGGCACATGCGGTGGACCTGAGCGGTGGGCCCGATGAGCTGATTGCGGCGGTTCAGCGGCTCGGCGAGGCGCTCGCGTAG
- a CDS encoding (deoxy)nucleoside triphosphate pyrophosphohydrolase produces the protein MTQIDVVGAVIVRGDTVLAARRGQTKTLPGMWEFPGGKIEKGETPKEALRREIEEELGCRIEVGERVETTSHEYEFGIVTLTTFYATLISEEPMSTEHSEIRWIRATELGTVDWAPADTPAVLRVVRNLTAVPSRPALRRGTAHHP, from the coding sequence ATGACCCAGATTGACGTCGTTGGAGCGGTAATCGTTCGGGGCGATACTGTCCTCGCGGCACGACGCGGGCAAACTAAGACGCTGCCGGGCATGTGGGAGTTTCCGGGCGGGAAGATCGAGAAGGGCGAAACCCCGAAGGAGGCGCTTCGCCGCGAGATCGAGGAGGAACTCGGCTGCAGGATTGAGGTGGGGGAAAGGGTCGAAACGACCAGCCACGAGTACGAGTTTGGAATCGTGACTCTTACGACCTTCTACGCGACGCTCATATCTGAAGAGCCGATGTCGACCGAGCACTCAGAGATCCGGTGGATCCGCGCTACAGAGTTGGGAACGGTCGATTGGGCACCGGCCGACACACCGGCCGTTCTGCGGGTGGTCCGTAATCTCACGGCCGTCCCCAGTCGCCCTGCCCTTCGAAGAGGAACTGCGCACCATCCTTGA
- a CDS encoding AAA family ATPase, with protein sequence MDKELKTSERARFALEVLAERAPNGEYMSIADLWEAVRLRVPLTAYEAEINTRNLPRGETNWRFASSDLVAAGWLQKNPSLAGEWSITPKGLAAIRDYSGNELHLEAQRLSVIERDRRRNEVERALPERWVSDDNNQRRLLAAAEVIVDECLRKGLSAFAPGREVWTAHNIRDLHTLWAAAEKHDGKGFNANLELQIAGASDDQKLLMAEVLAFQLLPIARVMGHAKKRERVDSALKLMQHPVEIPRVFDTAFAGGAFNPGVGMQSHINRAVTVVLDVLLAWTELSDDEQQSALADPRRWRDVVMGTDQRFPTQRYALLYLVHPGFFGPVVSTEHREQIRSAFIGEIGGEFSDDADADLRAIMIALQVKEGKPIDLYDAAFEERWKKPAPPDPDDPPALEQPELDTEALDPRGFTPADVDFAGLAATTHLDVSWFRKLTSALYRRGQVILYGPPGTGKTYVARALAERLGKPGSVIKRIQFHPSYTYEDFFAGYRPVTDAAGQLSFSLTRGPLREIADEARKNPDVPHVLMIDEINRANLSKVFGELYYLLEYRNDPIDVLYAGSGDDGAKSFTLPPNVLIVGTMNTADRSIALLDSAMRRRFSFFELHPDVAPVKGILDRWAAEHPQSLPVADLFDLLNSSIRDREDRIGPSHLLRPGDFSEDDLRAVWEESILPLLEERHVGTGVDVHVRYGLDALFTALADKAGVSSES encoded by the coding sequence ATGGACAAGGAACTCAAGACCTCCGAGCGCGCGCGATTCGCCCTGGAGGTGCTCGCCGAAAGAGCCCCGAACGGTGAGTACATGTCGATCGCCGACCTCTGGGAGGCAGTGAGGCTTCGCGTACCGCTCACCGCGTACGAGGCAGAGATCAACACAAGGAACCTCCCGCGGGGAGAAACGAACTGGCGCTTCGCCAGCTCGGATCTTGTGGCCGCCGGCTGGCTGCAGAAGAACCCGTCTCTCGCTGGAGAATGGTCGATCACCCCGAAAGGCCTCGCCGCCATCCGCGACTACTCCGGCAATGAGCTGCACCTCGAGGCTCAACGCCTCAGCGTCATCGAACGGGATCGGCGCCGGAACGAAGTCGAGCGTGCCCTCCCGGAACGTTGGGTGAGTGACGACAACAATCAACGCCGACTGCTAGCTGCAGCGGAGGTCATCGTCGACGAGTGTCTGCGCAAGGGACTCTCAGCCTTCGCTCCAGGACGCGAAGTCTGGACGGCGCACAATATTCGCGACCTCCATACTCTCTGGGCGGCGGCCGAGAAGCACGATGGCAAGGGGTTCAACGCAAACCTCGAACTGCAGATCGCTGGCGCGAGCGACGACCAGAAGCTGCTCATGGCGGAGGTGCTCGCCTTTCAGTTGCTGCCCATCGCACGCGTCATGGGCCACGCCAAGAAGCGCGAGCGGGTCGACTCCGCTTTGAAGCTCATGCAGCATCCCGTCGAGATCCCGCGCGTCTTCGACACGGCTTTCGCTGGTGGCGCCTTCAACCCCGGCGTAGGCATGCAGTCCCACATCAATCGCGCCGTTACCGTCGTCCTCGACGTGCTGCTGGCGTGGACTGAACTCAGCGACGATGAGCAGCAGAGCGCGCTCGCCGACCCGCGCCGTTGGCGCGACGTCGTCATGGGCACGGATCAGCGCTTCCCCACGCAGCGATACGCGCTCCTCTATCTGGTGCACCCCGGCTTCTTCGGTCCGGTCGTCTCGACCGAGCACCGCGAGCAGATCCGCTCGGCCTTCATCGGCGAGATCGGAGGGGAGTTCTCGGACGATGCGGATGCCGATCTGCGGGCGATCATGATCGCCTTGCAGGTGAAAGAAGGAAAACCGATCGATCTATACGATGCCGCGTTCGAAGAGCGATGGAAGAAGCCGGCCCCTCCCGACCCCGACGACCCGCCGGCACTCGAGCAGCCAGAGCTCGATACAGAGGCGCTCGACCCACGCGGTTTCACCCCTGCCGATGTCGATTTCGCAGGACTCGCCGCTACGACTCACTTGGACGTGTCGTGGTTCCGCAAGCTGACAAGTGCGCTGTACCGCCGAGGCCAGGTCATCCTCTACGGCCCTCCCGGAACCGGCAAGACCTACGTCGCGCGTGCGCTGGCCGAGCGACTCGGAAAACCAGGCAGCGTGATCAAGCGCATCCAGTTCCACCCGTCCTACACGTATGAGGACTTCTTCGCCGGCTATCGACCGGTGACGGACGCAGCCGGGCAGCTCTCGTTCTCTCTAACCCGCGGGCCGCTCCGAGAGATCGCGGACGAGGCTCGGAAGAACCCCGATGTGCCCCACGTGCTCATGATCGATGAGATCAACCGTGCAAATCTGAGCAAGGTCTTCGGCGAGCTGTACTACCTGCTCGAATACCGGAACGACCCCATCGACGTTCTCTACGCGGGCTCGGGAGACGATGGTGCGAAGTCCTTCACATTGCCCCCGAACGTGCTGATCGTCGGGACGATGAACACCGCAGACAGGTCCATCGCGCTGCTGGACTCGGCCATGCGACGCCGATTCTCGTTCTTCGAGCTGCATCCGGATGTCGCGCCGGTGAAGGGCATCCTGGATCGCTGGGCCGCCGAGCATCCTCAGTCGCTGCCGGTTGCGGATCTGTTCGACCTGTTGAACTCGAGCATTCGAGATCGCGAGGACCGCATCGGACCGAGCCACCTGCTTCGTCCCGGCGACTTCAGTGAAGATGACCTGCGCGCTGTCTGGGAAGAGAGCATCCTTCCGCTTCTAGAAGAGCGGCACGTAGGCACGGGCGTCGATGTGCATGTCAGGTACGGATTGGATGCCCTGTTCACGGCGCTCGCCGATAAGGCGGGGGTGTCGAGCGAATCGTGA